A section of the Methanofollis sp. genome encodes:
- a CDS encoding MBL fold metallo-hydrolase, with product TFLAHPEIFRHVETGGEPEIGMILAEETLARHGEVRLSRDPVRITDDLVFLGEIPRIFPFEGRTAVGTSGGKPDLVPDDTALACRTDEGIVVVTGCAHAGICSVVEHAKDVLDEEKVADVVGGFHLGDAPAEQVEATCRYVRDLGAAHVHPCHCTGFRAAAAIAGVARVGPTGAGLRISFGSRS from the coding sequence CGACCTTCCTCGCCCACCCCGAGATCTTCAGGCATGTCGAGACCGGGGGCGAACCCGAGATCGGGATGATCCTCGCAGAGGAGACCCTCGCCCGCCACGGGGAGGTGCGCCTCTCCCGCGACCCCGTCAGGATCACCGACGACCTCGTCTTCCTCGGCGAGATCCCCCGCATCTTCCCCTTCGAGGGGAGGACGGCAGTCGGGACGTCGGGCGGGAAGCCCGACCTCGTCCCTGACGACACGGCACTCGCCTGCCGCACCGACGAGGGGATCGTCGTCGTCACCGGCTGCGCCCATGCAGGCATCTGCTCGGTGGTCGAGCATGCAAAAGATGTTCTGGATGAGGAGAAGGTCGCCGATGTCGTCGGCGGTTTCCATCTCGGCGACGCCCCCGCAGAGCAGGTCGAAGCGACCTGCCGGTACGTCCGCGACCTCGGCGCCGCACACGTCCACCCCTGCCACTGCACCGGCTTTCGGGCCGCCGCCGCCATCGCCGGCGTGGCGAGGGTCGGCCCGACCGGCGCCGGGCTCAGGATCTCTTTCGGCTCGCGCTCCTGA